Proteins encoded by one window of Megachile rotundata isolate GNS110a chromosome 10, iyMegRotu1, whole genome shotgun sequence:
- the LOC105662071 gene encoding testis-expressed protein 47: MQSVIEHLQTEYDNIPITGVLLVYPDYYVHVLEASEEIIYKHFKILYESDNVDPEFGGSVFLPFYPHVHQRFFTQWFHVFTIPPSLFDIPKSYEVEDIQKQMSNCLKKVYRFCDYITNIDRDYSIPMKDVVNNLGEQLLRVLPESTLIEYLLNAKSHVLLTVENYLNIHCTIPFINLYQDSIWPPPHDFMFGDGCLKDVRRSDDLTISKH; encoded by the exons ATGCAATCCGTAATAGAACATTTACAAACCGAATACGACAATATTCCAATCACTGGAGTGCTCCTCGTTTATCCAGACTATTATGTTCATGTGTTAGAA GCATCAGAAGAAATTATTTACaagcatttcaaaattttgtacgaAAGTGACAATGTGGATCCTGAATTTGGTGGATCGGTTTTTCTTCCGTTTTACCCTCATGTTCATCAG AGATTTTTCACACAATGGTTCCACGTGTTCACAATACCACCTTCCTTATTCGACATACCGAAATCGTACGAAGTGGAAGATATTCAAAAGCAAATGAGCAATTGTCTCAAGAAGGTGTATCGATTCTGTGAttacatcacaaacatagacCGCGACTAT tcaATTCCCATGAAAGACGTGGTAAACAACTTGGGTGAGCAGCTTTTACGAGTTTTACCCGAGAGTACCTTGATAGAGTACCTGTTGAATGCGAAGAGCCACGTTCTTTTGACCGTTGAAAACTACCTTAATATACACTGCACAATCCCATTCATTAATTTGTACCAAG ATAGCATCTGGCCGCCACCCCACGATTTCATGTTTGGCGACGGTTGCCTGAAGGACGTCCGTCGAAGCGACGATTTGACGATATCCAAGCACTAG